From the Aquirufa lenticrescens genome, the window CGCAGTGGCTGGGCTTTTGGTCAAGCTTATTTGCAAGATGGGGTCGCTGCTTTCCAAGCGAAAGTGGGAAAAGGAAATTTATATGTGTATGGTCCAGAAGTAACGTTTAGAGGCCAAACACATAGTACATTTAAAATGGTATTCAATCAATTGTATGAAAACAATCGCTAAGATTTTAGGGGGCTTTGTAGGCCTAATCGTTATTTTACTGTTGATTATCTGTGAGCGAGACAGACCCGTAGAAGAGTTGATTCCTTTGTACGCGAACAAGGATTCTAAATTCATGCCTATTATGGGGATGAAAGTGCATTACCGGGACGAGGGTGTCGCTACCGATACCTTGCCACTGATTTTATTGCACGGGATGTCTTCGTCTTTGAATACTTGGGATAGTGTGGTGATTGATTTGAAGCAGCATAGGCGGGTGATTAGCCTTGACTTACCGGGATTTGGACTTACGGGACCATCCCCTGAAATGGCCTATAATTTCCCTTACTATGCTAAGTTCATTGATTCTTTTACGACTAGATTGAAAATTAAACGATTCATCTTAGCGGGGAATTCGATGGGTGGAGCGATATCTTGGAATTATGCGCTTCATAATCCATCGCGCTTAGCTAAGATGATCTTAATCGATGCAGCTGGGTACCCTAAGAAAGGGGAGAGTGGTTCCTTAGGATTTAAGCTGGCATCCACTCCAGTAATTAATAATTTATTGTTGTATGCCACTCCCAAAGCCCTAGTGCGTAAGAGTTTAGAAACGGTCTATTATGATCCAGCTCGTGTGACAGATGAGCAAGTAGAGCGTTTCCACGATGTAGCGATTAGAGAAGGAAACCGGGGAGCGGCCTTATTGATTTTTAAAGGTTCTTTCCAAGGGGATTCAAAACGCTTTTTGAATTCAAATGTGAGTAGAATTAAAGAAATCAAGACGCCTACCTTGATTTTGTGGGGTGATAAGGACAACCTAATTGGGGTGAATAACGTCGATAACTTCTTGAAAGATATCAAAGGAAGTAAAGCGGAGGTCTATAATAACGTAGGACATGTGCCTATGGAAGAGGTGCCTGGAAAGGTGGCGGCTTCGATATTAGCTTTTGTGCAGTAAATGAAGAAAATTGTCTGGCTATTACTTTGGTGTTATTCCTTATCTGCCCAAGACTTAGGCAAAGGGATAAACCTAGGTAATATGTTTGAGGCTCCCTCAGAAAATGCCTGGGGTAATCCATTCAAAGAAGAGTACATTGCGAAGATTGCCGAACAAGGTTTCAATCATATTCGAGTGCCTATTCGCTGGGATGTGGCTGAAAGGACGCAGCTTACTGCACCCTATACAGTCAACCCTGCTTTTCTAGCTAGGATTAAATCGGTTGTGGATCTGGCAATTGCTAAGAACCTCTACGTGATCATCAATATGCATCACCATGAGGAGATTTTTACTAATCCAGCTGGGGTAAAGCCGAGGTTCATTAGCCAGTGGACTCAGATAGCGAATTATTTCAAAGGCTATGATCAACACCTGCTTTTTGAAGTACTAAATGAACCGCATGATGCCCTGACGCCTGATTTGTGGAATGTGTATTTTGCGGAGGCTTTGGCAGAAATCAGGAAAACAAATCCTACCAGAAAAGTACTGTTGGGAACGGCTTTGTACGGAGGTTTAGAGGGGGTGAAAAATCTAAATCCGCCATCAGATCCGAACTTAATTCTGAGCATACATTATTATAATCCATTTAATTTTACGCATCAGGGAGCTGATTGGGCAGGAAATAAGGATAAATACCTAGGCACGAAATGGGAAGATTTGCAAATGGAGCGGGATCAAGTGGTGGCTGATTTTAGCTATGCCATTCAATGGGCTCGTTCGAAGAATATTCCACTCCATGTGGGCGAATTTGGGGCCTATGAAAAAGCCGATATGGCATCTCGTGCCAGGTGGACTACTTTTTTAGCTAGGTGGTTTGAGTCGCAGGGCTTGAGTTGGGCGTATTGGGAGTTCTCTGCTGGTTTTGGCATATATGATCCTGTCTCTGGCACATACAAAACAGAATTAGTCAATGCCTTATTGAAAAATCCATTGCCTGCTGCTAAAGTGCTCCCCACTAAACAATTGTTTGATTTAAATGGTACTGCAGGTTGGAATTTGAATCTGAATTCAGGCGCATCAGCTACGATGAATGCGGAGGGATTAGGGCTTAAAGTGGCAATTTCATCGGTGACGGGTACGGGTTGGCATGTTCAACTGGCTAGATCTGGATTCCCTCTTTCGTATAAAAGAAGGTATTTAGTGAAGTTTAAGGCCAAAGCAGACAAAGCCATTTCCTTTACCGGCTATATGGGTCGAGCTTCAAATCCCTATAATGCCTACAGCAATTACAACTCATTTACCGTAGGTACGTCAGAATCTGAATACACGTTTTTGTTCACGATGAATGACCCTTTTGACGCTAATGCGCGCATATCATTTGATCTTGGGAATTCTACAGGAGTTTTGCAAATAACCGCTTTGCGTGTGGAGGAAATAGTGGACGAAATCCCATTAGAGGCACGTTTTGAGCAGAATGTTCCACTAGTCTACCCTAATCCGTTTGATCAATATGTGCGGGTTAGTGGAGTGGGGCCTCAGGAAGTTCGATTTGTGGATTTGACAGGACGAATTCATCAAAGTTCAATGATGGAAACTGGAGGAATTCTTGAAACTAAAGGGTTGATGCCTGGACCTTATATTTTGCAAGTTATTACCGGTAAATCAAATGAATTTCAAACAGTGAGCGTATACAAGCAATAGGACTTCCCAAAAGAATGTTTTATTATTGTATCAATTATTGACAATAAACCTATTTAACAATGAAAAGAATCTGGCAATTAACCTGCCTGCTAGGCCTATTTGCGTCTAGCGTGTTCGCACAGACTGATTTTAAGATGCCTGTTCAGGCGAAAATCGAATCAGGAATCATCGAAGGAGATTACAATACCCAAACGGGAATTCAGACGTATTTCGGCGTGCCTTTTGCTAAACCTCCGGTAGGGGATTTGCGCTGGAAAGCACCCGTTCCGGCTGAACCTTGGTCAGGAGTGAAGAAGACAAAAGCCTTTGGACCACGTCCTATTCAGGCGATTGTATTCGGAGACATGGGATCTCGTTCTGCGGGTCTCAGCGAAGACTGTTTATACCTGAACGTATGGTCTCCAGCTAAGCGTAACACGAAAAATTTACCGGTCTTAGTTTACTTCTATGGAGGTGGATTATTCGCGGGGGATGCATCGGAGCCACGTTATGATGGCGAGGCGATGTCTAAACAAGGAATCGTAGTGGTAACGGTGAACTACCGTTTAGGCCTTTTTGGTTTCTTCTCCCATCCGGAATTATCAGCGGAGGCTTCTTACAAGGCGTCTGGAAATTATGGTTATTTAGACCAAAACTTAGCCTTGCAATGGGTGAAGAGAAACATTGCTGCTTTTGGTGGAGATGCGTCTAAAGTGACGATCGCTGGGGAATCAGCTGGTTCTGCTTCAGTTTCTGTCCAAATGGCTTCTCCGCTATCGAAAGGCTTAATCGCCGGAGCGATCGGAGAAAGTGGTGCGGGAATTAATCCGACGATGTCCCCTGTCCCTTTAGCGCAAGCAGAGAAAGCGGGCGTAGCTTTTGCGGAAAAAGCAGGAGCGAAGTCTTTGAAAGATTTACGTGCTATGTCTACGCGCGAATTGTTTGAGATTGCGCAAGAAACGCGTTCGGTTAGTTTCTCTACGGTGCTTGATGGCTATTTCTTGCCTAAAAGTTTACCAGAAATTTTCAATGCAAGGCAGCAATCGATGGTTCCGCTTTTATTAGGTTGGAACTCAGCGGAAATTCCGGGTGGAGCCTTTATGCAAGGCAAACCGTATACACATGATAATTATGTGGCGAAGGTAAAAGAAGCGTATCCGGCAGATCACGAGACCGTTTTGAAATTATATCCATCAGGTTCAGAGGATGTGATCGAGCGTTCGGCAACGGCTTTAGCGGCAGATCGTTTCATTTCGTACAGCACTTGGAAATGGTTTGATTTACATCGCAAGAATTCAACGCAACCGGTATACCGTTATTTATATTCACGCCACCGTGCTCCTTTGGTAGACAAGTCAGTCGCTTCGGGATTAGCCGGAGGGACGGTAAAAGCAGATCCCAATGCACCTAAACCTCGTCCTGCAGTAGGCGCTCCTCACGCTTGTGAGATCGAATATTGCATGGGTAACTTGCACTTGATTAAAGATTACGCCTTCACGGCTGATGATTATACAGTATCCAAAACGATGTTCGGCTTTTTTGCGAACTTCATTAAGACGGGAAATCCGAACGGAGGAACTTTGGCAAACTGGCCTGCAGCTGCTCCACAAGATAAGGAACCAGGTGTAATGGTGATTGATGTAGAGTCCAAAGCAATCAAGGCAACGGACGATGCACGTTATGAGTTCTTAGACAAATTCTATAAAAACTAATCTTATGAAAAAATTATTAATGGCTAGTGCGCTAATTATGGCCTCCATGGGCTTGAAAGCGCAAATTACAACGGGTAAAGACGTGGCTATTGTGGCGACGGATGCCGGTAAAGTACGTGGATATATTCACAGTGGAATCTATACCTACAAGGGGATTCCGTATGCGGAGGCGGCTCGTTTTGAGGCACCTCACAAGCCTAAACCTTGGGCTGGCGTTCGTTCGTCTATGTCTTATGGGCCGGTTTCGCCTTTAATTGATGAAACAACGCAGATTCAAGACGAATCAGAATTCGTATTTAACCACAACTGGGGTTTTACAAATGAGGATTGTATGCGTATTAACGTTTGGACGCCTGGTATCAATGATGGCAAGAAGCGTCCGGTGATGTTCTGGATTCACGGTGGTGGATTTACCGCTGGATCGGCGATTGAATTGCCGTCTTATGATGGAGAGAATTTGGCCAAAAAAGGGGACGTCGTAGTCGTTTCCATTTCGCACCGGTTAAACATTACGGGTTATTTAGATTTGTCGGC encodes:
- a CDS encoding alpha/beta hydrolase, with product MKTIAKILGGFVGLIVILLLIICERDRPVEELIPLYANKDSKFMPIMGMKVHYRDEGVATDTLPLILLHGMSSSLNTWDSVVIDLKQHRRVISLDLPGFGLTGPSPEMAYNFPYYAKFIDSFTTRLKIKRFILAGNSMGGAISWNYALHNPSRLAKMILIDAAGYPKKGESGSLGFKLASTPVINNLLLYATPKALVRKSLETVYYDPARVTDEQVERFHDVAIREGNRGAALLIFKGSFQGDSKRFLNSNVSRIKEIKTPTLILWGDKDNLIGVNNVDNFLKDIKGSKAEVYNNVGHVPMEEVPGKVAASILAFVQ
- a CDS encoding cellulase family glycosylhydrolase, whose amino-acid sequence is MKKIVWLLLWCYSLSAQDLGKGINLGNMFEAPSENAWGNPFKEEYIAKIAEQGFNHIRVPIRWDVAERTQLTAPYTVNPAFLARIKSVVDLAIAKNLYVIINMHHHEEIFTNPAGVKPRFISQWTQIANYFKGYDQHLLFEVLNEPHDALTPDLWNVYFAEALAEIRKTNPTRKVLLGTALYGGLEGVKNLNPPSDPNLILSIHYYNPFNFTHQGADWAGNKDKYLGTKWEDLQMERDQVVADFSYAIQWARSKNIPLHVGEFGAYEKADMASRARWTTFLARWFESQGLSWAYWEFSAGFGIYDPVSGTYKTELVNALLKNPLPAAKVLPTKQLFDLNGTAGWNLNLNSGASATMNAEGLGLKVAISSVTGTGWHVQLARSGFPLSYKRRYLVKFKAKADKAISFTGYMGRASNPYNAYSNYNSFTVGTSESEYTFLFTMNDPFDANARISFDLGNSTGVLQITALRVEEIVDEIPLEARFEQNVPLVYPNPFDQYVRVSGVGPQEVRFVDLTGRIHQSSMMETGGILETKGLMPGPYILQVITGKSNEFQTVSVYKQ
- a CDS encoding carboxylesterase/lipase family protein produces the protein MKRIWQLTCLLGLFASSVFAQTDFKMPVQAKIESGIIEGDYNTQTGIQTYFGVPFAKPPVGDLRWKAPVPAEPWSGVKKTKAFGPRPIQAIVFGDMGSRSAGLSEDCLYLNVWSPAKRNTKNLPVLVYFYGGGLFAGDASEPRYDGEAMSKQGIVVVTVNYRLGLFGFFSHPELSAEASYKASGNYGYLDQNLALQWVKRNIAAFGGDASKVTIAGESAGSASVSVQMASPLSKGLIAGAIGESGAGINPTMSPVPLAQAEKAGVAFAEKAGAKSLKDLRAMSTRELFEIAQETRSVSFSTVLDGYFLPKSLPEIFNARQQSMVPLLLGWNSAEIPGGAFMQGKPYTHDNYVAKVKEAYPADHETVLKLYPSGSEDVIERSATALAADRFISYSTWKWFDLHRKNSTQPVYRYLYSRHRAPLVDKSVASGLAGGTVKADPNAPKPRPAVGAPHACEIEYCMGNLHLIKDYAFTADDYTVSKTMFGFFANFIKTGNPNGGTLANWPAAAPQDKEPGVMVIDVESKAIKATDDARYEFLDKFYKN